The following proteins are co-located in the Terriglobales bacterium genome:
- a CDS encoding M28 family peptidase, which yields MRRIPYLALLLLFAVCLPAPAQKGAPRSAPKAGEVAARLPRAALAAMESISAERMRAHVKFLADDLLEGRGTGARGGDLAALYIATQFELDGLQPAGDHGTWFQKVPLIGITTQPESTFTLVPDQGPPMPLKLGDDYVTTDEKQEPVGDIDAPIVFVGYGISAPEYKWNDFKDADLKGKVLLMLVSEPPSDDPAFFKGKALTYYGRWTYKYEEAARRGALGVILIHKTEMASYGWEVVRNSWSGEKSYLRGGDEPHLRAAGWVQLAVARRLLAASGLDLDQLLQQANSRDFQPIPLPARLEAHLVSKIRTFESSNVVGRLPGSDPARKDQAVIYTAHYDHLGIGPAVDGDRIYNGADDNATGCAILLELARAYASAAERPPRSILFASVTAEEQGLLGSQYLGQHPPLAAAHLTLDLNFDDVQPLGEPEEVEVVGAERTTFYPVVEHTAGTFRLEIVPDSNPSAGYYYRSDHFSLARVGVPGFSVGEGDKFQGHPREWGKQQHRQFTAKHYHQPSDEYRPEMDFTADAALARFGFALGWKAASLPGLIQWQAGDEFEAARKASQASGRP from the coding sequence ATGCGCAGAATCCCGTATCTTGCCCTGCTCCTGCTGTTCGCCGTATGCCTGCCCGCCCCCGCTCAGAAAGGGGCGCCGCGCTCCGCCCCGAAGGCCGGAGAGGTTGCCGCGCGCTTGCCGCGGGCCGCGCTGGCGGCCATGGAGAGCATCTCGGCGGAGCGCATGCGCGCTCACGTCAAGTTTCTGGCCGACGATCTGCTGGAAGGGCGGGGCACTGGGGCCCGCGGCGGCGACCTCGCCGCCCTCTACATCGCCACCCAGTTCGAGCTCGACGGCCTGCAGCCCGCCGGCGACCACGGCACCTGGTTCCAGAAGGTGCCGCTCATCGGCATCACCACCCAGCCCGAGAGCACCTTCACGCTCGTCCCCGATCAAGGCCCGCCCATGCCCCTGAAGCTGGGCGACGACTACGTGACTACCGACGAGAAGCAGGAGCCGGTGGGCGACATCGATGCCCCCATCGTCTTCGTCGGCTACGGCATCAGCGCCCCCGAGTACAAGTGGAACGACTTCAAGGACGCCGACCTCAAGGGCAAGGTGCTGCTCATGCTGGTGAGCGAGCCGCCCTCCGATGATCCCGCTTTCTTCAAGGGCAAGGCCCTGACCTACTACGGCCGCTGGACCTACAAGTACGAGGAGGCGGCGCGCCGCGGCGCCCTGGGCGTGATCCTCATCCACAAGACCGAGATGGCCAGCTACGGCTGGGAGGTGGTGCGCAACTCCTGGAGCGGGGAAAAGTCCTACCTGCGGGGCGGCGACGAGCCCCACCTGCGCGCCGCCGGCTGGGTGCAGTTGGCGGTGGCGCGGCGACTGCTGGCCGCCTCCGGGCTGGACCTCGACCAGCTCCTGCAGCAGGCCAACTCGCGCGACTTCCAGCCCATCCCGCTGCCCGCCCGCCTCGAGGCGCACCTGGTCAGCAAGATCCGCACCTTCGAATCCAGCAACGTGGTGGGCAGGCTGCCGGGCTCCGACCCAGCGCGCAAGGACCAGGCGGTGATCTACACCGCGCACTACGATCACCTGGGCATCGGGCCCGCGGTCGACGGCGACCGCATCTACAACGGGGCCGACGACAACGCCACCGGCTGCGCCATCCTGCTGGAACTGGCCCGCGCCTACGCTTCCGCTGCGGAGCGGCCCCCGCGCTCCATCCTCTTCGCTTCCGTGACCGCGGAGGAGCAGGGGCTGCTGGGTTCCCAGTATCTGGGCCAGCATCCGCCGCTGGCCGCCGCCCACCTCACGCTCGACCTCAACTTCGACGACGTGCAGCCCCTGGGCGAGCCGGAGGAGGTCGAGGTGGTGGGCGCGGAGCGCACCACCTTCTATCCCGTGGTGGAACACACCGCCGGCACCTTCCGTCTGGAGATCGTGCCCGACTCCAACCCCAGCGCCGGCTACTACTACCGCTCCGACCATTTCAGCCTGGCGCGGGTGGGCGTGCCCGGCTTCTCCGTGGGCGAGGGCGACAAGTTCCAGGGACATCCGCGGGAGTGGGGCAAACAGCAGCACAGGCAGTTCACCGCCAAGCACTATCACCAGCCCAGCGACGAATATCGCCCGGAGATGGACTTCACCGCCGACGCCGCCCTCGCCCGATTCGGCTTTGCCCTGGGCTGGAAGGCGGCCAGCCTGCCCGGACTCATCCAATGGCAAGCGGGCGACGAGTTCGAGGCCGCCCGCAAGGCCAGCCAGGCAAGCGGGCGTCCCTGA
- a CDS encoding TlpA disulfide reductase family protein — MPALETGAAAPGFTLPGMEGKKFSLAEALQRGPVLAAFFKVSCPVCQFTLPFLERIHRACAGTKATVLGISQDDNKDTAAFLREYGISFPVLLDDTRSYPVSNAYGLTNVPTVFLITSEGGVEISSVGWSRQDVESIAARLAQAAGKPPAALFRPREDVPDFKAG, encoded by the coding sequence ATGCCTGCTCTGGAGACTGGAGCCGCTGCCCCGGGATTCACCCTTCCCGGCATGGAGGGCAAGAAGTTCTCGCTCGCGGAGGCGCTGCAGCGCGGCCCGGTGCTGGCCGCGTTCTTCAAGGTCAGTTGTCCCGTCTGCCAGTTCACCCTGCCGTTCCTGGAGAGGATCCACAGGGCCTGTGCGGGGACGAAGGCCACCGTGCTGGGCATCTCCCAGGACGACAATAAGGACACCGCCGCCTTCCTGCGCGAGTACGGCATCAGCTTCCCGGTGCTGCTCGACGACACCCGCAGCTATCCCGTCTCCAATGCCTATGGGCTGACCAACGTGCCCACCGTTTTCCTGATCACGTCCGAGGGCGGGGTCGAGATCTCGAGTGTGGGCTGGAGCCGGCAGGACGTCGAGAGCATCGCGGCGCGACTGGCGCAGGCGGCGGGCAAGCCCCCGGCCGCGCTCTTCCGCCCGCGCGAGGACGTCCCCGACTTCAAGGCGGGTTGA